The proteins below are encoded in one region of Deltaproteobacteria bacterium:
- the actP gene encoding cation/acetate symporter ActP: protein MQTAVGETNATSIIFFLIFITFTLLITYWAAKRTKTTKEYYAAGRSVTGFQNGMALAGDYMSAASFLGIAGMVSLKGYDGMIYATGWLVGWPALMFLIAEPLRNLGKYTFADVVAYRLKQKPIRIAAAIGGILVLLTYAIGQMVGAGNLIKLMFGLPYELAELIVGVVMLTYVLFGGMIATTWVQIIKAGLLLGGVTALMLIGLSHFGFNPGTLYGEVQKMYSVKMLNPGGLVTSPIDAISLGLALMLGLLGLPHILMRFYTVPDAKAARTSVVWATTFIGYFYCIIPIVGFSAAVLVGQNLITKIDKGGNMAAPLLAEMLGGTPFMGFIAAVAFATILAVVAGLTLAAASAMAHDLYLNVFKDGKASEGEQVKVARTATVIFGIVAILLGIAFKGQNVAYMVGLTFAIACSGNFPALFLAIVWKKMTTAGAVWAIIIGSVSATLCIVLSPTVWVDVLKNKEAIFPLKNPAIVSMSLAFIAAFLFSVLMPDREAEAKFEATKVRTYLGVGAE from the coding sequence ATGCAAACTGCCGTAGGGGAAACCAATGCCACTTCCATTATATTTTTTCTTATATTTATCACCTTTACCCTGCTCATTACCTATTGGGCGGCAAAACGGACCAAGACCACCAAAGAATATTATGCCGCCGGACGGAGTGTGACCGGCTTCCAGAACGGTATGGCCCTGGCCGGGGATTACATGTCGGCCGCTTCCTTTTTGGGCATTGCCGGGATGGTCTCCTTAAAAGGCTATGACGGAATGATTTATGCCACCGGCTGGCTGGTGGGCTGGCCAGCCCTCATGTTTTTGATTGCCGAGCCCCTCCGGAACCTGGGGAAATACACCTTTGCCGACGTCGTGGCCTATCGCCTGAAGCAAAAGCCCATCCGGATCGCTGCGGCTATCGGTGGTATCCTGGTCCTGTTGACCTATGCCATCGGCCAGATGGTCGGGGCCGGAAATCTGATCAAACTCATGTTCGGTCTGCCTTATGAACTGGCCGAATTAATCGTCGGGGTGGTGATGTTGACCTATGTGCTTTTCGGTGGTATGATTGCCACCACCTGGGTCCAGATCATCAAAGCCGGATTGTTGTTGGGCGGGGTAACGGCCCTGATGCTGATCGGTCTGTCTCATTTCGGATTTAACCCCGGAACCCTCTACGGAGAAGTTCAGAAAATGTATTCAGTCAAGATGCTCAATCCCGGTGGTCTGGTCACCAGTCCCATTGATGCGATTTCCCTGGGTCTGGCCCTGATGTTGGGACTCTTGGGCCTGCCTCATATTTTGATGCGTTTTTACACCGTTCCCGATGCCAAAGCGGCCCGCACCTCGGTCGTCTGGGCCACCACCTTTATCGGCTATTTTTATTGCATCATCCCCATTGTCGGTTTCTCGGCGGCCGTCCTGGTGGGACAGAATCTGATTACTAAAATCGATAAAGGCGGTAACATGGCCGCTCCGCTTCTGGCCGAAATGCTGGGGGGGACCCCTTTTATGGGGTTTATTGCCGCTGTGGCCTTTGCCACCATCCTGGCCGTAGTGGCCGGCTTGACCCTGGCCGCCGCCTCGGCCATGGCCCATGATCTCTATCTCAATGTCTTCAAGGACGGGAAGGCCAGCGAGGGGGAACAGGTCAAGGTGGCCCGCACGGCCACCGTTATCTTCGGGATAGTGGCCATCCTGCTGGGCATTGCCTTTAAAGGACAAAACGTGGCCTATATGGTAGGGTTGACCTTTGCCATCGCCTGCAGCGGGAACTTCCCGGCCCTCTTCTTAGCCATTGTCTGGAAGAAGATGACCACGGCCGGGGCCGTCTGGGCCATTATCATCGGTTCGGTTTCAGCCACTCTTTGTATTGTCCTGAGCCCGACCGTCTGGGTGGATGTCTTGAAAAATAAAGAAGCCATCTTCCCCCTTAAAAATCCGGCCATCGTTTCCATGTCCCTGGCTTTCATAGCCGCCTTTCTCTTTTCGGTCCTCATGCCGGATCGGGAAGCGGAGGCCAAATTCGAAGCAACCAAGGTCAGGACCTACCTGGGCGTAGGGGCTGAATAA
- the acs gene encoding acetate--CoA ligase: MTQESISVLMSEERIFPPPKEFSDGAHIKNMAEYEKLYKWSQEDPEGFWADMAEKHLSWYKKWDQVWDWDFEKPTIKFFINGKLNASFNCLDRHLNTPTRNKAAIIWEGDDGSYKTYTYQQLSTEVNRFANVLKKNGIKGGDRVTIYLPMIPELPIAMLACARIGAIHSVVFGGFSPSSLRDRIQDCQSTMVITADNGLRGSKLVPLKTNADAALKECPTVDKVIVVHRAGQAEMKAGRDIWWHEAVNDPDIKNYCEPEVMDAEAPLFILYTSGSTGKPKGVLHTTGGYMLYTNLTFKWIFDYHDKDIHFCTADIGWVTGHSYIVYGPLSAGATSLMFEGIPTYPNAGRFWDIVDKHQVNILYTAPTAIRALMREGEQWVTSHDLSSLRLLGSVGEPINPEAWMWYYNYVGKGKLPIVDTWWQTETGGILITPLPGAMTLKPGSATRPFPGVFPKVVKEDGSPAKANEGGYLIIEKPWPGMLRGTYGDLENKRIKEVYFSRFIGKYLTGDGARVDEDGDYWLMGRIDDVINISGHRLGTAEVESALVSHETVAEAAVVGFPHEIKGEGIYVYVTLKEGIQPTDELRKILVAHIRVMIGPIASPDKLQFAPGLPKTRSGKIMRRILRKIAAGQVEELGDTSTLADPSVVDNLVKERL; encoded by the coding sequence ATGACCCAAGAAAGTATTTCGGTATTGATGTCGGAAGAGCGCATCTTTCCGCCCCCCAAGGAATTCAGCGACGGGGCCCATATTAAAAATATGGCAGAATATGAAAAATTATATAAATGGTCCCAGGAAGACCCCGAAGGCTTCTGGGCTGATATGGCGGAAAAACACCTCTCCTGGTATAAGAAATGGGATCAGGTCTGGGACTGGGATTTCGAAAAACCTACTATCAAATTTTTTATTAACGGCAAACTCAATGCCTCCTTTAACTGCCTGGACCGCCATCTCAACACCCCGACCCGCAACAAGGCGGCCATCATCTGGGAAGGTGATGATGGCAGTTATAAAACCTACACCTATCAGCAGCTTTCGACGGAGGTGAATCGATTCGCCAATGTGCTTAAGAAAAACGGGATCAAAGGAGGAGACCGCGTCACCATCTACCTGCCCATGATCCCGGAATTGCCCATTGCCATGCTGGCTTGTGCCCGGATCGGGGCCATCCACAGCGTGGTCTTCGGCGGCTTCAGCCCTTCCTCTTTAAGGGACCGGATTCAGGATTGCCAATCTACTATGGTGATCACGGCCGACAATGGCCTGCGGGGAAGCAAGCTGGTGCCCCTCAAAACCAATGCCGATGCGGCCCTTAAGGAATGTCCGACCGTGGATAAGGTGATCGTGGTCCACCGGGCCGGCCAGGCGGAAATGAAGGCCGGCCGGGATATCTGGTGGCATGAGGCCGTGAACGACCCGGACATCAAAAACTATTGTGAACCGGAGGTGATGGATGCCGAGGCCCCCCTTTTCATCCTCTACACCTCCGGATCGACCGGCAAACCGAAAGGGGTGCTCCATACCACCGGCGGCTATATGCTTTATACCAATCTGACCTTTAAATGGATCTTTGACTATCACGACAAAGACATCCATTTTTGTACCGCTGATATCGGCTGGGTGACCGGACACAGTTACATCGTCTATGGGCCCCTCTCGGCCGGGGCCACCAGTCTGATGTTCGAGGGAATTCCCACCTATCCCAATGCCGGACGGTTCTGGGATATTGTGGACAAGCACCAGGTCAACATTCTCTATACCGCCCCGACGGCCATCCGGGCCTTGATGCGGGAGGGGGAACAATGGGTGACCAGCCACGACCTTTCCTCCCTGCGACTACTGGGATCCGTCGGCGAACCCATTAATCCGGAGGCCTGGATGTGGTATTATAATTATGTCGGCAAAGGGAAGTTGCCCATAGTCGATACCTGGTGGCAGACCGAGACCGGCGGGATTTTGATCACCCCCCTGCCGGGAGCCATGACCCTGAAACCCGGTTCAGCCACCCGCCCTTTCCCGGGGGTCTTTCCAAAGGTCGTTAAAGAAGATGGTTCTCCGGCCAAGGCCAATGAAGGGGGCTATCTGATCATTGAAAAGCCCTGGCCCGGTATGCTGCGGGGGACTTACGGTGATCTTGAGAACAAACGGATCAAGGAGGTCTATTTTTCCAGATTTATCGGCAAGTATCTGACCGGTGACGGGGCCCGGGTGGATGAAGACGGCGATTACTGGCTCATGGGCCGGATTGACGATGTCATTAATATATCCGGTCACCGACTGGGTACGGCGGAAGTGGAATCCGCTCTGGTCAGTCATGAAACCGTGGCCGAGGCGGCCGTTGTAGGCTTCCCCCATGAAATCAAAGGAGAGGGTATTTATGTCTACGTAACGTTGAAAGAAGGGATCCAACCCACCGATGAGTTACGGAAGATCCTGGTGGCCCATATCCGGGTAATGATCGGGCCCATTGCCTCCCCGGATAAGCTCCAATTTGCGCCAGGGCTTCCCAAAACCCGCAGCGGCAAGATTATGCGCCGGATCCTGAGAAAAATCGCGGCCGGCCAGGTGGAAGAGTTAGGAGATACTTCTACACTGGCCGATCCTTCGGTGGTCGATAATCTGGTGAAGGAACGACTGTAA
- a CDS encoding propionyl-CoA synthetase, whose translation MIYQEAFQESIENPNAFWGKAAEEIVWERKWDQVLDDSKSPFNKWFSGGRLNTCFNAVDHHINQGRGDQVAVIYDSPVTQTIQKFTFSELKDRVSRISGFLKGLGVEKGDTVLIYMPMIPEALMAMLACARLGAIHSVVFGGFAPRELAIRIDDAKPKVILSASCGIEMQRIIPYKPLLDEAITLAAHKPKKCVLVQRSQVKAGLMAERDLDWSALEATAQPADCVTVAATDPLYILYTSGTTGRPKGIVRDNGGHAVALKWSMKHIYNIYPGDVYWAASDVGWVVGHSYIVYAPLLMGATTIIYEGKPVGTPDPGAFWRVISEHKVKALFTAPTAFRAIKREDPNGDFLKPYDISKFEALFLAGERLDPDTYYWASELLKRPVIDHWWQTETGWAMAGNFLGLEYFPIKAGSATKPMPGYNIKILDSSSGRELGPDENGVIAVKLPLPPANLPTLWQDDQRFLESYMNPFPGYYLTGDGGHIDEDGYVFVMGRVDDVINVAGHRLSTGGMEEVLSRHPDVAECAVIGAGDSLKGQVPLGFVVLKNGVTRPPEAIIAEVVQMVRNDIGAVASFKKAVVVARLPKTRSGKILRGTMRKIADGQTYSIPSTIDDPVILDEIDQALKTIGYGKTV comes from the coding sequence ATGATTTATCAGGAAGCCTTTCAAGAGTCCATTGAAAACCCGAATGCCTTTTGGGGGAAGGCGGCTGAGGAAATCGTTTGGGAAAGGAAATGGGACCAGGTCCTGGATGATTCAAAATCACCCTTTAACAAGTGGTTCTCCGGCGGTCGGTTGAATACCTGTTTCAATGCCGTAGACCATCACATCAACCAGGGCCGTGGTGATCAGGTTGCCGTGATTTATGACAGCCCGGTTACCCAGACCATTCAAAAATTCACCTTTTCGGAGCTGAAAGACCGGGTCAGCCGGATCAGCGGGTTTCTGAAGGGTCTAGGGGTAGAAAAAGGAGACACGGTCCTGATCTACATGCCGATGATTCCCGAGGCCCTCATGGCCATGCTGGCCTGTGCCCGGCTGGGGGCCATTCATTCGGTGGTCTTCGGCGGCTTTGCCCCCCGGGAGTTGGCCATTCGCATTGATGATGCCAAACCCAAGGTTATCTTGTCCGCTTCCTGCGGGATTGAGATGCAGCGCATCATCCCCTACAAGCCCTTGCTGGATGAAGCCATCACCCTTGCCGCGCATAAACCGAAAAAGTGTGTCCTGGTCCAGCGGTCCCAGGTCAAAGCCGGGTTAATGGCCGAACGGGATCTGGACTGGAGTGCATTAGAGGCCACGGCCCAACCGGCCGATTGCGTCACCGTAGCCGCCACCGATCCCTTGTATATCCTTTATACCTCCGGAACTACCGGGCGTCCCAAAGGGATTGTCCGTGACAACGGCGGCCATGCCGTCGCCTTGAAGTGGTCCATGAAACATATCTACAATATTTATCCCGGCGATGTCTATTGGGCGGCTTCGGATGTCGGCTGGGTAGTCGGCCATTCCTATATCGTCTATGCCCCCTTACTCATGGGCGCCACAACCATTATCTATGAAGGCAAACCGGTCGGGACTCCGGACCCCGGGGCCTTTTGGCGGGTCATTTCCGAACATAAAGTCAAGGCCCTTTTCACGGCCCCTACGGCCTTCCGGGCCATCAAGAGGGAAGACCCGAATGGGGATTTTCTGAAGCCCTACGATATCTCTAAATTTGAAGCCCTCTTCCTGGCCGGAGAACGCCTGGACCCTGATACTTATTATTGGGCCTCTGAACTCTTGAAACGGCCGGTCATTGATCATTGGTGGCAGACCGAAACCGGCTGGGCCATGGCCGGTAATTTCCTGGGATTGGAATATTTTCCCATTAAAGCCGGCTCGGCCACCAAACCCATGCCGGGTTACAACATCAAGATCCTGGATTCTTCCAGCGGCCGGGAATTGGGGCCTGATGAAAACGGCGTCATTGCCGTAAAACTGCCTTTGCCGCCGGCCAATTTACCCACCCTCTGGCAGGACGACCAGCGCTTTCTGGAATCCTATATGAATCCCTTCCCCGGTTATTACCTGACCGGAGACGGCGGCCATATAGATGAAGACGGCTATGTCTTTGTTATGGGGCGGGTCGACGACGTTATCAACGTGGCCGGCCATCGCCTTTCCACCGGAGGGATGGAAGAAGTCCTGTCCCGACACCCGGATGTAGCCGAATGTGCCGTAATAGGGGCCGGCGACAGTTTAAAAGGCCAGGTCCCTTTGGGCTTTGTAGTCCTGAAAAACGGTGTAACCAGGCCCCCGGAAGCAATCATCGCGGAGGTCGTTCAGATGGTACGAAATGACATCGGAGCTGTGGCCTCTTTTAAAAAAGCCGTGGTAGTGGCCCGCCTGCCCAAAACCCGATCCGGGAAAATCCTTCGGGGGACGATGCGCAAGATCGCCGATGGCCAGACCTACTCGATCCCCTCCACTATCGATGATCCGGTAATTTTAGATGAAATCGATCAGGCCTTGAAAACCATCGGATACGGAAAAACCGTCTAA
- a CDS encoding hydrolase, with amino-acid sequence MEKFFIKAEDAALVIIDIQEKLAVAMKHKEQVVNNSLHLIEIARLLQIPILLTEQYPKGLGPTLPEIKETLPVYAPFEKLSFNCCQEAGFLEKVAALGKKKLILTGMETHICVLQTSLGLLQEGYTVQVVQDAVCSRTKANFKTGIELMKMAGAVITCTEAVLFQLLQKAGTEPFKVISKRIK; translated from the coding sequence ATGGAAAAGTTTTTTATCAAAGCCGAGGATGCGGCACTGGTTATCATCGACATCCAGGAAAAGCTGGCGGTAGCTATGAAACACAAGGAGCAGGTGGTCAACAATAGCCTCCACCTGATCGAAATAGCCAGGCTCCTTCAAATCCCGATCCTTCTGACCGAACAATACCCCAAAGGCTTGGGGCCTACCCTGCCTGAAATCAAGGAGACCCTTCCGGTCTATGCCCCCTTTGAAAAACTATCCTTTAATTGCTGCCAGGAGGCAGGATTTCTGGAAAAGGTCGCCGCCCTGGGCAAAAAAAAGCTCATTCTGACCGGGATGGAGACACACATCTGTGTCTTACAAACCAGTCTGGGGTTGCTTCAGGAGGGCTATACCGTCCAGGTGGTCCAAGATGCGGTTTGTTCCAGGACCAAGGCTAATTTTAAAACAGGGATTGAATTGATGAAAATGGCCGGTGCGGTGATTACCTGCACTGAGGCCGTTTTATTTCAATTGCTTCAGAAGGCCGGTACCGAGCCCTTTAAAGTAATATCGAAACGGATTAAATAA
- a CDS encoding 3'-5' exonuclease, with the protein MLYRLTNMLGFFKRKALGRKKEVPIDSRKPLKQVSYVFIDTELTGLNERTDSIISIGAIKMVEGRIELGDSFYSLVNPKSKIGSQSIFIHTITPSEVKKERGFQAVLNEFLHFCGPNVLIGHCVAIDLGFINKEMKENLGSALPNPTLDTFVLYHWLWRKWPSEPVFSLPPHQVDLYRIAASFGISSTGAHQALMDAFITAQVFQRLIPWLERSGINDLEDLLRVGNPFGGGENRLSLPAQINNL; encoded by the coding sequence TTGCTCTACAGACTAACCAACATGTTGGGATTTTTCAAAAGAAAGGCCCTGGGCCGTAAAAAAGAGGTGCCGATCGATAGCCGGAAACCCCTTAAACAGGTCTCTTATGTCTTTATCGATACAGAGTTGACCGGACTCAACGAGCGGACCGATTCCATTATCTCCATCGGGGCCATTAAGATGGTCGAAGGCAGGATAGAACTCGGGGATTCTTTTTACAGTTTGGTCAACCCAAAATCCAAAATAGGCAGCCAAAGCATTTTCATTCATACCATTACCCCTTCGGAAGTGAAGAAGGAAAGAGGCTTCCAGGCCGTCCTGAACGAATTTCTTCACTTTTGCGGCCCGAATGTCCTGATCGGCCACTGTGTAGCCATTGATTTAGGTTTTATCAACAAAGAGATGAAAGAAAACCTTGGATCTGCTCTCCCCAACCCGACCCTGGATACCTTTGTTTTGTACCACTGGTTATGGCGGAAATGGCCTTCCGAACCCGTATTCTCTCTTCCACCCCACCAGGTGGATTTATATCGAATCGCTGCTTCTTTTGGCATTTCTTCCACCGGAGCCCACCAGGCCCTTATGGATGCCTTTATTACGGCCCAGGTATTTCAACGTCTTATCCCCTGGCTGGAAAGGTCGGGGATTAACGATCTGGAAGATTTACTAAGAGTTGGAAATCCTTTTGGAGGAGGTGAGAATCGGTTGAGTCTTCCGGCTCAGATCAACAACCTTTAA
- a CDS encoding DUF485 domain-containing protein yields MAKTAHEIVTSERFKALVRKRWNISIILTILLFIIYYGYILIIGYGKEFLGEKVGVYTNYGIIFGVLVIVLSWILTVIYVVWANTVYDKEVDAIKKELL; encoded by the coding sequence ATGGCAAAGACGGCGCATGAAATCGTAACTTCAGAAAGATTCAAAGCCCTGGTCAGGAAGCGATGGAATATCAGTATTATCCTTACTATCCTGCTCTTTATCATTTATTACGGCTATATCCTGATTATCGGCTATGGCAAGGAATTCCTTGGGGAGAAAGTGGGGGTCTATACCAATTACGGAATCATCTTCGGGGTATTGGTGATCGTCTTGTCCTGGATATTGACGGTGATCTATGTCGTTTGGGCCAATACCGTCTATGACAAAGAAGTCGATGCCATCAAAAAAGAGCTTTTATAA